The Capsicum annuum cultivar UCD-10X-F1 chromosome 1, UCD10Xv1.1, whole genome shotgun sequence sequence ATAGCTTTGCTCTAACATCCTGTCCGCCTTGTAGGATATTCATGATAATCAATCGATAGTAGAAGATTCACTTGTGTGGAACATGTTGCATAGAACATGTTGCATAGAACATGTTGCATGGAACATGTTGTGGAACCTGTTTCATTCACTgtgttcatcatcaaaacttcaactGGTTTTCCTAACAGGGTTCAATTAAATGCTTCAATTGATGTGGTCCAATTTCTTCTAAATCATGGTTTAGCACTCCGTGGTCATGATGAAAGTGAATCATCCTTGAAAAAAGGTAATTTTCTTGAAGCACTTTCTTAACTTGTGGATAGATGTGATGACATTAAACCTTATGTGTTAGAAAAAgctccaaaaaataataaaataatttctcatGATATTCAAAAAGATATTGTGACTGCGTGTAAGATTGAAACAATCAAAGCTATAATAAAGGATTTAGATGGTGACTACTTTTCTTTGTTGGTTGATCAATCAAGAGACGTATCACGCAAAGAGAAAATGGCTATTTGCTTACAATTTGTTGATAAAAAGAGATTTGTGATGGAAGCATTCATTGGACTTGTTCATGTTAAAGATACTAGTTCTTTATCTCTAAAAAAAGCAATTGTGAATGTTGCTCACCGTTCTTTAACTTTAGATTATGTACGAGGGCAATGCTATGATGGGGCAAGAAATATGCGAGGTGAGTTAGGTGATCTTAAAACATTAATTAGACAGGAAAGTAGATCGGATCACTCCGTTCATTGTTTTGCTCATCAACTTCAATTGACTCTTGTTGTGGTTTCTAAAAAGTGTGTTCAAATACAAGAACTTGTATTATTgacttcaaatattttaaatgtgttgGGGGCTTCCTTTAAATGTGTGGATGAATTTCGagaatctcaaaaagaaaaactcCAAGAGGCATTAGATATGGGTGAGCTAGAAATGGGTAGAGGTTTGAATCAAGAACTTGGTCTTATTAAAGTCGGTGACACTCGTTGGGAATCTCACTACAAGTCGTTTGGAAACTTTATTAGTAACTTTGCCTTCATTGTTGATATACTTGACTCTCTTGTTGAAAATGCAAGTACTTCGGAAGAAAAAGCTAGTGCATTAGGATTTCTTAGAAGTTATCAAACTTTTGAGACCATTTTCTTGTTGCATTTGATGACTGATGTTTTAGGAATCATAAATGATCTTAATATGTCATTACAGAAAAAGGAACAGGATATTGCTAATGCCATGATTCTTGTACAAGTAGCAAAGAGAATATTGCAAGCATTACGAGATAATGAATTTGAtcctattttaaaaaagaatgttgGTTGGGATTCGCTCAAAGAAAAGATTGAGGCATTTTGTATCAAGCATAGTATTCCATTACCCAATTATGATGAACCATATGCTAACTCAGGGAGATCACGATGCAAAGTAGTTGATTATACTACTTTGTACCATTATCGTGTGGATGTGTTTTATAAATTGTTGATCAACAGCTACAAAAACTTAATGACCATTTTAATGAGGTGACAAGTGATTTGATTAATGGTGTAGCTTGCTTGAAACCAATTGATACATTTTCTAGTTTTGACATCCAAAAGATATTGGTCATGGCTAAATTATATCCTAATAACTTTGATGAATTCAACATGGGGGTTCTTGAGAATCaaattgttaattatattattgatgttCGTGATATTGataaaagattcttcaatttaGACGAACTTGGGAAACTTTCAAGAAAGTTGGTTGAGACAAAGAAGCATTTAACCTATCCTCTTGTATTTCTTTTAGTGAAGTTTGCTTTGCTTCTACCTGTTGCCACTGCATCAGTTGAAAGAGCTTTTCCGGCAATGAAGTATATCAAGAATGATTTGCAAAATCGAATGGATGATGAATTCTTAGATGGTTGCATAGTGCCTTATGTAGAAAAAAGagtatttaagaatatttctaatGAGTGTATTATAGAAATATTTCAAGGGATGAAGCGTCGCCGAATGCACTTGTAATTAGATTTTCTAATCAAGCTTTTATTAATAGAATTTGCTCTGTTgacattttttatattatatgtttcaACTTGTTATCCTATAtgtttttttatgattagtttggTTCAaagattcttcttcttcaatatacggtttacaatatttttttatgacccacttctttttataaaaatatgaataccCTTAACCGAAATTTTGCCTCCGCCACTGGCTAGACGGGGTggggtgataaattaaataaaaagaaaaaatttatttaaaaaataaataaaatatgaaattacaCATATTTAACACGTGGAAGCATTTGATTGGTGCGTGTATACACTCACTTTGTTGTGACTGAAANNNNNNNNNNNNNNNNNNNNNNNNNNNNNNNNNNNNNNNNNNNNNNNNNNNNNNNNNNNNNNNNNNNNNNNNNNNNNNNNNNNNNNNNNNNNNNNNNNNNNNNNNNNNNNNNNNNNNNNNNNNNNNNNNNNNNNNNNNNNNNNNNNNNNNNNNNNNNNNNNNNNNNNNNNNNNNNNNNNNNNNNNNNNNNNNNNNNNNNNNNNNNNNNNNNNNNNNNNNNNNNNNNNNNNNNNNNNNNNNNNNNNNNNNNNNNNNNNNNNNNNNNNNNNNNNNNNNNNNNNNNNNNNNNNNNNNNNNNNNNNNNNNNNNNNNNNNNNNNNNNNNNNNNNNNNNNNNNNNNNNNNNNNNNNNNNNNNNNNNNNNNNNNNNNNNNNNNNNNNNNNNNNNNNNNNNNNNNNNNNNNNNNNNNNNNNNNNNNNNNNNNNNNNNNNNNNNNNNNNNNNNNNNNNNNNNNNNNNNNNNNNNNNNNNNNNNNNNNNNNNNNNNNNNNNNNNNNNNNNNNNNNNNNNNNNNNNNNNNNNNNNNNNNNNNNNNNNNNNNNNNNNNNNNNNNNNNNNNNNNNNNNNNNNNNNNNNNNNNNNNNNNNNNNNNNNNNNNNNNNNNNNNNNNNNNNNNNNNNNNNNNNNNNNNNNNNNNNNNNNNNNNNNNNNNNNNNNNNNNNNNNNNNNNNNNNNNNNNNNNNNNNNNNNNNNNNNNNNNNNNNNNNNNNNNNNNNNNNNNNNNNNNNNNNNNNNNNNNNNNNNNNNNNNNNNNNNNNNNNNNNNNNNNNNNNNNNNNNNNNNNNNNNNNNNNNNNNNNNNNNNNNNNNNNNNNNNNNNNNNNNNNNNNNNNNNNNNNNNNNNNNNNNNNNNNNNNNNNNNNNNNNNNNNNNNNNNNNNNNNNNNNNNNNNNNNNNNNNNNNNNNNNNNNNNNNNNNNNNNNNNNNNNNNNNNNNNNNNNNNNNNNNNNNNNNNNNNNNNNNNNNNNNNNNNNNNNNNNNNNNNNNNNNNNNNNNNNNNNNNNNNNNNNNNNNNNNNNNNNNNNNNNNNNNNNNNNNNNNNNNNNNNNNNNNNNNNNNNNNNNNNNNNNNNNNNNNNNNNNNNNNNNNNNNNNNNNNNNNNNNNNNNNNNNNNNNNNNNNNNNNNNNNNNNNNNNNNNNNNNNNNNNNNNNNNNNNNNNNNNNNNNNNNNNNNNNNNNNNNNNNNNNNNNNNNNNNNNNNNNNNNNNNNNNNNNNNNNNNNNNNNNNNNNNNNNNNNNNNNNNNNNNNNNNNNNNNNNNNNNNNNNNNNNNNNNNNNNNNNNNNNNNNNNNNNNNNNNNNNNNNNNNNNNNNNNNNNNNNNNNNNNNNNNNNNNNNNNNNNNNNNNNNNNNNNNNNNNNNNNNNNNNNNNNNNNNNNNNNNNNNNNNNNNNNNNNNNNNNNNNNNNNNNNNNNNNNNNNNNNNNNNNNNNNNNNNNNNNNNNNNNNNNNNNNNNNNNNNNNNNNNNNNNNNNNNNNNNNNNNNNNNNNNNNNNNNNNNNNNNNNNNNNNNNNNNNNNNNNNNNNNNNNNNNNNNNNNNNNNNNNNNNNNNNNNNNNNNNNNNNNNNNNNNNNNNNNNNNNNNNNNNNNNNNNNNNNNNNNNNNNNNNNNNNNNNNNNNNNNNNNNNNNNNNNNNNNNNNNNNNNNNNNNNNNNNNNNNNNNNNNNNNNNNNNNNNNNNNNNNNNNNNNNNNNNNNNNNNNNNNNNNNNNNNNNNNNNNNNNNNNNNNNNNNNNNNNNNNNNNNNNNNNNNNNNNNNNNNNNNNNNNNNNNNNNNNNNNNNNNNNNNNNNNNNNNNNNNNNNNNNNNNNNNNNNNNNNNNNNNNNNNNNNNNNNNNNNNNNNNNNNNNNNNNNNNNNNNNNNNNNNNNNNNNNNNNNNNNNNNNNNNNNNNNNNNNNNNNNNNNNNNNNNNNNNNNNNNNNNNNNNNNNNNNNNNNNNNNNNNNNNNNNNNNNNNNNNNNNNNNNNNNNNNNNNNNNNNNNNNNNNNNNNNNNNNNNNNNNNNNNNNNNNNNNNNNNNNNNNNNNNNNNNNNNNNNNNNNNNNNNNNNNNNNNNNNNNNNNNNNNNNNNNNNNNNNNNNNNNNNNNNNNNNNNNNNNNNNNNNNNNNNNNNNNNNNNNNNNNNNNNNNNNNNNNNNNNNNNNNNNNNNNNNNNNNNNNNNNNNNNNNNNNNNNNNNNNNNNNNNNNNNNNNNNNNNNNNNNNNNNNNNNNNNNNNNNNNNNNNNNNNNNNNNNNNNNNNNNNNNNNNNNNNNNNNNNNNNNNNNNNNNNNNNNNNNNNNNNNNNNNNNNNNNNNNNNNNNNNNNNNNNNNNNNNNNNNNNNNNNNNNNNNNNNNNNNNNNNNNNNNNNNNNNNNNNNNNNNNNNNNNNNNNNNNNNNNNNNNNNNNNNNNNNNNNNNNNNNNNNNNNNNNNNNNNNNNNNNNNNNNNNNNNNNNNN is a genomic window containing:
- the LOC107847511 gene encoding zinc finger MYM-type protein 1-like, which translates into the protein MEHVVEPVSFTVFIIKTSTGFPNRVQLNASIDVVQFLLNHGLALRGHDESESSLKKGNFLEIETIKAIIKDLDGDYFSLLVDQSRDVSRKEKMAICLQFVDKKRFVMEAFIGLVHVKDTSSLSLKKAIVNVAHRSLTLDYVRGQCYDGARNMRGELGDLKTLIRQESRSDHSVHCFAHQLQLTLVVVSKKCVQIQELVLLTSNILNVLGASFKCVDEFRESQKEKLQEALDMGELEMGRGLNQELGLIKVGDTRWESHYKSFGNFISNFAFIVDILDSLVENASTSEEKASALGFLRSYQTFETIFLLHLMTDVLGIINDLNMSLQKKEQDIANAMILVQVAKRILQALRDNEFDPILKKNVGWDSLKEKIELQKLNDHFNEVTSDLINGVACLKPIDTFSSFDIQKILVMAKLYPNNFDEFNMGVLENQIVNYIIDVRDIDKRFFNLDELGKLSRKLVETKKHLTYPLVFLLVKFALLLPVATASVERAFPAMKYIKNDLQNRMDDEFLDGCIVPYVEKRVFKNISNECIIEIFQGMKRRRMHL